One region of Miscanthus floridulus cultivar M001 chromosome 19, ASM1932011v1, whole genome shotgun sequence genomic DNA includes:
- the LOC136527617 gene encoding uncharacterized protein, with protein MADAGSSAAAARRGPSSSSSSSSRGCAPALGRLVRKLRRQSRLLCAARHAAASSSARCCHQYDPLSYSRNFDFGTALDGNEACSFASRFVLAASTAARQPQ; from the coding sequence ATGGCGGATGCcggcagcagcgccgccgccgcgaggaggggcccgtcgtcgtcgtcgtcgtcgtcctcgcgcggGTGCGCGCCGGCGCTGGGGCGGCTCGTGCGGAAGCTGCGGCGGCAGAGCAGGCTGCTGTGCGCGGCGCGCCACGCCGCCGCGTCGTCGTCCGCGCGGTGCTGCCACCAGTACGACCCGCTCAGCTACTCGCGCAACTTCGACTTCGGCACCGCGCTGGACGGCAACGAGGCCTGCTCCTTCGCCTCCCGCTTCGTGctcgccgcctccaccgccgcgcggcagccgcaGTAG